In Accipiter gentilis chromosome 22, bAccGen1.1, whole genome shotgun sequence, the following are encoded in one genomic region:
- the CD44 gene encoding CD44 antigen isoform X4 — translation MAVTESAGDVNRETATKEPQAPGTPPATESERANATGGSHVDWIPGVFPDMEDHLNRLQTPLPTNHEPEWGTEGIARPTDAPEEHVHHRTTASSNKADDDSSLMGTTSTDVLKPEDTTQELWAPRIVITAVASPDGAHHEDPTQPPLPSDHEPGWGTEGIARPTDAPEEHVHHRTTASSNKADDDSSLMGTITESAGDVNRETATKEPQAPGTPPATESERANATGGSHVDWIPGVFPDMEDHLNRLQTPLPTRSTSSIYGNQGPHKGHYEYTTFPGETTTTKIVSQPRSAQVPEWLIIVAALVALALILAVCIAVNSRRRCGQKKKLVINNGKGAVEDRKTSGLNGDASKSQEMVHLVHKEQSNDQTGPCDEFLTVNETQNHQELDMKSGV, via the exons ATGGCAGTCACAGAGTCCGCGGGTGATGTTAACCGAGAGACAGCAACCAAGGAGCCACAGGCACCCGGCACTCCGCCTGCGACTGAAAGCGAACGAGCAAACGCCACAGGCGGTTCCCATGTCGACTGGATACCGGGAGTTTTTCCAGACATGGAAGATCATCTTAACCGATTGCAGACCCCTCTTCCTACTA ATCATGAACCAGAATGGGGCACTGAAGGCATTGCACGTCCCACAGATGCCCCTGAGGAGCATGTCCACCACAGGACGACGGCTAGTTCGAACAAAGCTGATGATGACTCTTCTCTGATGGGTACCA CCTCCACTGATGTTCTGAAACCAGAAGATACAACCCAGGAACTGTGGGCACCTCGCATCGTGATAACAGCTGTTGCCTCTCCTGATGGTGCCCACCACGAAGACCCAACTCAGCCACCTCTCCCTTCAGATCATGAACCAGGATGGGGCACTGAAGGCATTGCACGTCCCACAGATGCCCCTGAGGAGCATGTCCACCACAGGACGACGGCTAGTTCGAACAAAGCTGATGATGACTCTTCTCTGATGGGTACCA TCACAGAGTCCGCGGGTGATGTTAACCGAGAGACAGCAACCAAGGAGCCACAGGCACCCGGCACTCCGCCTGCGACTGAAAGCGAACGAGCAAACGCCACAGGCGGTTCCCATGTCGACTGGATACCGGGAGTTTTTCCAGACATGGAAGATCATCTTAACCGATTGCAGACCCCTCTTCCTACTA GATCTACCTCCAGTATATATGGTAATCAAGGACCACACAAGGGACATTATGAATATACTACTTTTCCTGGAGAgaccaccacaacaaaaatagTTTCACAACCAAGGTCAGCCCAGGTACCAG aATGGCTGATCATAGTTGCCGCTCTTGTGGCACTTGCGTTGATTCTTGCAGTGTGCATTGCTGTTAACAGTCGGAGAAG atGTGGGCAGAAGAAAAAGTTAGTGATTAACAATGGCAAAGGGGCAGTGGAGGATAGGAAGACAAGTGGATTAAATGGAGATGCCAGCAAATCACAAGAAATGGTGCACTTGGTTCATAAAGAACAGTCAAATGACCAAACAGGACCATGTGACGAATTCCTGACTGTTAATGAAACACAGAATCATCAGGAGCTTGACATGAAGAGTGGAGTGTAA
- the CD44 gene encoding CD44 antigen isoform X6, with amino-acid sequence MEDHLNRLQTPLPTNHEPEWGTEGIARPTDAPEEHVHHRTTASSNKADDDSSLMGTTSTDVLKPEDTTQELWAPRIVITAVASPDGAHHEDPTQPPLPSDHEPGWGTEGIARPTDAPEEHVHHRTTASSNKADDDSSLMGTITESAGDVNRETATKEPQAPGTPPATESERANATGGSHVDWIPGVFPDMEDHLNRLQTPLPTRSTSSIYGNQGPHKGHYEYTTFPGETTTTKIVSQPRSAQVPEWLIIVAALVALALILAVCIAVNSRRRCGQKKKLVINNGKGAVEDRKTSGLNGDASKSQEMVHLVHKEQSNDQTGPCDEFLTVNETQNHQELDMKSGV; translated from the exons ATGGAAGATCATCTTAACCGATTGCAGACCCCTCTTCCTACTA ATCATGAACCAGAATGGGGCACTGAAGGCATTGCACGTCCCACAGATGCCCCTGAGGAGCATGTCCACCACAGGACGACGGCTAGTTCGAACAAAGCTGATGATGACTCTTCTCTGATGGGTACCA CCTCCACTGATGTTCTGAAACCAGAAGATACAACCCAGGAACTGTGGGCACCTCGCATCGTGATAACAGCTGTTGCCTCTCCTGATGGTGCCCACCACGAAGACCCAACTCAGCCACCTCTCCCTTCAGATCATGAACCAGGATGGGGCACTGAAGGCATTGCACGTCCCACAGATGCCCCTGAGGAGCATGTCCACCACAGGACGACGGCTAGTTCGAACAAAGCTGATGATGACTCTTCTCTGATGGGTACCA TCACAGAGTCCGCGGGTGATGTTAACCGAGAGACAGCAACCAAGGAGCCACAGGCACCCGGCACTCCGCCTGCGACTGAAAGCGAACGAGCAAACGCCACAGGCGGTTCCCATGTCGACTGGATACCGGGAGTTTTTCCAGACATGGAAGATCATCTTAACCGATTGCAGACCCCTCTTCCTACTA GATCTACCTCCAGTATATATGGTAATCAAGGACCACACAAGGGACATTATGAATATACTACTTTTCCTGGAGAgaccaccacaacaaaaatagTTTCACAACCAAGGTCAGCCCAGGTACCAG aATGGCTGATCATAGTTGCCGCTCTTGTGGCACTTGCGTTGATTCTTGCAGTGTGCATTGCTGTTAACAGTCGGAGAAG atGTGGGCAGAAGAAAAAGTTAGTGATTAACAATGGCAAAGGGGCAGTGGAGGATAGGAAGACAAGTGGATTAAATGGAGATGCCAGCAAATCACAAGAAATGGTGCACTTGGTTCATAAAGAACAGTCAAATGACCAAACAGGACCATGTGACGAATTCCTGACTGTTAATGAAACACAGAATCATCAGGAGCTTGACATGAAGAGTGGAGTGTAA